A section of the Rhizomicrobium sp. genome encodes:
- a CDS encoding tail fiber domain-containing protein produces MRRGIVFAFLVYACGACASTAQAASCPAPPTLANGQTANANDILGVFSCINGNFAPLTGPSFTGNVGIGTASPSATLTIQGAGTGSGVNFQTTNASHTPLITAVDNGNVSIGAPGASSRLSIGVATDNTGVFDLQDRSVNSVVFGATANSTSIAGLAVKNLVWGSSSSGSDMVFGPSTAATTALVLKANGNIGIGTTSPAVSLDVVGTIRQSGCVTAGTLAVNGSGDIICSSDARLKNVLGDYAGGLAAVVHLSPKLFTYRPTRGDPNETFVHAGFLAQDVMSVIPQASALQRDGYYSLDTTAILAATVNAVKELKAIADKQAKEITVLKAKLVEADRRLTDAHLKQASAIEELRVEIAEIRHASQLKTASR; encoded by the coding sequence ATGCGTCGCGGCATCGTATTTGCGTTTCTTGTCTATGCGTGCGGCGCATGCGCCTCGACCGCACAAGCGGCAAGCTGTCCGGCGCCACCCACGCTGGCAAATGGCCAGACGGCCAACGCCAACGACATCCTCGGTGTATTCAGTTGCATCAACGGTAACTTTGCGCCGCTCACGGGTCCGTCCTTCACGGGCAATGTCGGCATCGGGACGGCTTCGCCATCCGCCACACTTACGATACAAGGCGCGGGCACCGGCTCGGGCGTGAACTTCCAGACGACGAACGCCTCGCACACGCCTCTCATTACCGCAGTCGACAACGGAAACGTCAGCATCGGCGCGCCTGGCGCCAGCTCAAGGCTCAGCATCGGGGTCGCCACCGACAACACTGGCGTCTTTGATCTCCAAGACCGCAGCGTGAACAGCGTCGTTTTCGGCGCGACCGCCAACAGCACGTCCATTGCTGGGCTTGCTGTCAAGAATCTTGTATGGGGCAGCTCGAGCTCCGGCAGCGACATGGTTTTCGGTCCCAGCACCGCTGCCACGACCGCGTTGGTGCTGAAAGCAAACGGCAACATCGGCATCGGGACGACATCCCCCGCGGTGTCGCTCGATGTCGTCGGAACCATCCGCCAGAGCGGCTGCGTCACCGCCGGCACGCTCGCGGTCAATGGGTCCGGCGACATCATCTGTTCGTCGGATGCCCGTCTGAAGAACGTGCTTGGCGACTACGCCGGCGGCCTGGCCGCAGTCGTCCATCTGTCGCCCAAGCTCTTCACCTACAGGCCGACCCGCGGCGATCCGAACGAGACTTTCGTGCATGCCGGCTTCCTTGCGCAGGATGTCATGTCGGTCATCCCGCAGGCATCGGCCCTCCAGCGCGACGGCTATTACTCGCTCGACACCACCGCAATTCTCGCCGCGACGGTCAACGCGGTGAAGGAGCTGAAAGCCATCGCCGACAAGCAAGCTAAAGAAATCACAGTTCTCAAAGCAAAACTTGTCGAAGCTGATCGTCGTCTCACGGACGCCCATCTAAAGCAGGCATCAGCCATCGAAGAGTTGCGAGTCGAGATCGCGGAAATAAGGCATGCGAGTCAACTCAAGACAGCATCGCGGTGA
- the rpsI gene encoding 30S ribosomal protein S9, protein MPEKAEPGEQPKSNRDSKGRAYATGRRKNAVARVWIKPGRGTITVNGRDEKVYFARPVLRMILRQPLIATNRDGQFDVIVTVVGGGLSGQAGAVRHGISRALVRYEPTLRAALKPGGFLTRDPRAVERKKYGRPKARRSFQFSKR, encoded by the coding sequence GTGCCGGAGAAGGCGGAACCCGGCGAGCAGCCCAAGTCCAACCGCGACTCCAAGGGCCGCGCCTATGCCACCGGCCGCCGAAAGAACGCGGTGGCGCGGGTATGGATCAAGCCAGGCCGCGGCACGATCACGGTCAACGGCCGCGACGAGAAGGTCTATTTCGCGCGGCCCGTGCTGCGCATGATCCTGCGTCAGCCCCTGATCGCGACCAACCGCGACGGCCAGTTCGACGTGATCGTCACCGTTGTCGGCGGCGGCCTGTCGGGGCAGGCGGGCGCGGTGCGCCACGGCATTTCCCGCGCCCTGGTTCGCTATGAGCCGACGCTGCGCGCGGCGCTGAAGCCGGGCGGCTTCCTGACGCGCGATCCGCGCGCCGTGGAGCGCAAGAAATACGGCCGCCCCAAGGCGCGTCGTTCGTTCCAGTTCAGCAAGCGCTGA
- the rplM gene encoding 50S ribosomal protein L13: MKTYSAKASEIEKKWILVDAEGLVVGRLASILALRLRGKHKTTFTPHMDCGDNIVVINAAKIVLTGNKMKDKTYYHHTGYIGGIKERTAGQIMRGKFPERVLHKAVERMLPRGPLGRRQLSNLRVYAGAEHPHAAQQPEPFDVAKLNPKNTNYKKAG; encoded by the coding sequence ATGAAAACCTACTCGGCCAAGGCGTCCGAGATCGAGAAGAAATGGATCCTCGTCGATGCCGAAGGGCTCGTCGTCGGCCGGCTTGCCTCGATCCTCGCGCTGCGCCTGCGCGGCAAGCACAAGACGACCTTCACGCCCCATATGGACTGCGGCGACAATATCGTCGTGATCAACGCCGCCAAGATCGTCCTCACCGGCAACAAGATGAAGGACAAGACCTACTACCACCACACCGGTTACATCGGCGGCATCAAGGAGCGCACCGCGGGCCAGATCATGCGCGGCAAATTCCCCGAGCGCGTGCTGCACAAGGCGGTGGAACGCATGCTGCCGCGCGGGCCGCTCGGCCGGCGCCAGCTCTCCAATCTGCGCGTCTATGCCGGGGCGGAGCATCCGCACGCGGCGCAGCAGCCCGAGCCGTTCGACGTGGCGAAACTCAATCCCAAGAACACCAACTACAAGAAGGCAGGCTAA
- a CDS encoding alpha/beta hydrolase fold domain-containing protein has product MASKLAEDPRIDPRIKAFLGAMPPISPAGNVAGREEMLAAENTEAAKAAAAQLTAMMNMVDNEQVAPSAGLAIRTETFRSEPDGNTVKIQFIRPDNGERLPCVYYIHGGGMATMSCFDGMYRAWGRIIAAQGVAVAMVDFRNCLRASSAPEVEPFPAGLNDCAAGLRWVHAHADLLKIDPKRIVIAGESGGGNLTLATGMKLTKEGDAGLVKGLYALCPYIAGIWPQPQYPSSIENNGILLELHNNRGAMGYGIEAYEARNPLAWPAFATEDDVKGLPPTVISVNECDPLRDEGIAFYRLLLRAGVPARAHVALGTVHGTEIFAVTCPDISREAAVAIADFARA; this is encoded by the coding sequence ATGGCCTCCAAGCTCGCCGAAGATCCGCGCATCGATCCCCGCATCAAGGCCTTTCTGGGCGCCATGCCGCCGATTTCGCCGGCCGGCAACGTCGCCGGCCGCGAGGAGATGCTGGCCGCGGAGAACACTGAAGCGGCCAAGGCCGCCGCCGCGCAACTCACCGCCATGATGAACATGGTGGACAATGAGCAGGTCGCGCCCTCGGCCGGGCTCGCCATACGCACCGAGACCTTCCGCTCCGAGCCGGACGGCAATACGGTCAAGATCCAGTTCATCCGGCCGGACAATGGCGAGCGGCTGCCTTGCGTCTACTACATCCATGGCGGCGGCATGGCGACGATGTCGTGCTTCGACGGGATGTACCGGGCCTGGGGCCGCATCATCGCGGCGCAAGGCGTCGCGGTCGCGATGGTCGATTTCCGCAATTGCCTCCGCGCCTCCTCGGCGCCGGAGGTCGAACCCTTTCCGGCCGGTCTCAACGATTGCGCCGCGGGGCTGCGCTGGGTGCATGCCCATGCGGACCTGCTGAAGATCGATCCCAAGCGGATCGTGATCGCGGGCGAGAGCGGCGGCGGCAACCTGACGCTCGCCACCGGCATGAAGCTGACGAAGGAGGGCGATGCCGGCCTCGTCAAGGGGCTCTACGCGCTCTGCCCCTACATCGCCGGGATTTGGCCGCAGCCGCAATATCCCTCGTCGATCGAGAACAACGGCATCCTGCTCGAACTGCACAACAACCGCGGCGCCATGGGCTACGGGATCGAGGCATACGAAGCGCGCAATCCGCTGGCCTGGCCGGCCTTCGCGACGGAAGACGACGTGAAGGGCCTGCCGCCGACCGTGATCAGCGTCAACGAATGCGATCCGCTGCGCGACGAAGGCATCGCGTTCTATCGCCTGCTCTTGAGGGCCGGCGTGCCGGCGCGCGCCCATGTGGCGCTCGGCACGGTGCACGGCACGGAAATCTTTGCCGTCACCTGTCCTGACATCAGCCGCGAAGCGGCCGTCGCCATCGCGGATTTCGCCAGGGCCTAA
- a CDS encoding PRC-barrel domain-containing protein: MTTVSGHTSAILASKVKGTSVYDQAGDKIGHVEDIVLDKQSDRIMFAALGQGGVLGLGEKFFPVPWSMLGYSKDMGGYVVPVAQDVISKAPTYRLEDLTKNDGDFGKIRESSYDYFNIKRDW, translated from the coding sequence ATGACAACGGTGAGCGGTCACACCTCCGCAATTCTGGCCTCCAAGGTCAAAGGCACGAGCGTTTACGATCAGGCTGGCGATAAGATCGGCCATGTCGAGGACATCGTGCTCGACAAGCAGTCCGACCGCATCATGTTCGCCGCGCTCGGGCAGGGCGGCGTGCTCGGTCTCGGCGAGAAGTTCTTCCCGGTCCCGTGGTCGATGCTCGGCTATTCGAAGGACATGGGCGGTTATGTCGTGCCGGTGGCGCAGGACGTGATCTCCAAGGCTCCGACCTACCGGCTCGAAGACCTCACGAAGAACGACGGCGATTTCGGCAAAATCCGCGAGAGCTCCTACGACTACTTCAACATTAAGCGCGACTGGTAA
- a CDS encoding enoyl-CoA hydratase, with translation MNAPATIPLVLAAQDGAVLRLTLNRGPARNALSQGLMTALQDALDAAAADTSVRVIVIAADGPAFSAGHDLKEMTARRTDADKGKAYFAALFAQCSRLMQTIVRHPKPVIAQVQGIATAAGCQLVASCDLAVASAAAQFATPGVNIGLFCSTPMVALSRNVARKHAMEMLLTGETIAAEEARRIGLINRVVAPETLAEETAKLAALIATKPHGTLKIGKEAFYRQIEMGLGEAYDYASQVMTLNMLGSEAEEGIGAFVEKREPKWPA, from the coding sequence ATGAACGCACCCGCAACCATTCCCCTGGTGCTCGCCGCGCAGGACGGCGCCGTGCTGCGCCTCACGCTCAACCGCGGCCCGGCGCGCAACGCGCTGAGCCAGGGCCTGATGACGGCCTTGCAGGACGCGCTCGACGCGGCGGCGGCCGACACCTCCGTTCGCGTGATCGTCATCGCCGCCGACGGCCCGGCCTTCTCCGCCGGCCACGACCTCAAGGAGATGACCGCGCGCCGCACCGATGCCGACAAGGGCAAGGCCTATTTCGCCGCGCTGTTCGCGCAATGCTCCCGGCTGATGCAGACCATCGTGCGCCATCCCAAGCCGGTGATCGCGCAGGTCCAGGGCATCGCCACCGCCGCCGGCTGCCAGCTCGTCGCGAGCTGCGACCTGGCCGTCGCCTCCGCCGCGGCGCAATTCGCGACGCCCGGAGTCAATATCGGCCTGTTCTGCTCGACGCCGATGGTGGCCTTGTCGCGCAACGTCGCGCGCAAGCACGCGATGGAAATGCTGCTGACCGGCGAGACGATCGCGGCCGAGGAAGCCCGCCGCATCGGCCTGATCAACCGCGTCGTCGCGCCCGAGACGCTGGCGGAGGAGACCGCCAAGCTCGCCGCCCTGATCGCCACCAAGCCGCACGGCACGCTGAAGATCGGCAAGGAGGCGTTCTACCGCCAGATCGAGATGGGCCTGGGCGAGGCCTACGACTATGCGAGCCAGGTCATGACCCTGAACATGCTCGGCTCCGAGGCCGAGGAAGGCATCGGCGCTTTCGTGGAAAAACGCGAACCGAAATGGCCGGCGTGA
- a CDS encoding CoA-binding protein, with protein MPGYPDDLIKSILRSTKTIAMVGASGNDMRPSYFAMMYLLAKGYTIHPINPSMVGKKILGQTVYGALKDVPAPVDMVDIFRASDAAPEIVREALAEKDRLGIKTIWMQLGVINEEAAALAREAGLTVIMDRCPKIEHGRFSGEIGWMGVNRKVIDNRKPLLFGKGGSLKRV; from the coding sequence ATGCCCGGTTATCCCGACGACCTGATCAAATCGATCCTGCGCTCGACCAAGACCATCGCCATGGTCGGGGCGTCCGGCAACGACATGCGGCCGTCCTATTTCGCGATGATGTACCTGCTCGCCAAGGGCTACACGATCCATCCGATCAATCCCTCGATGGTGGGAAAGAAGATCCTCGGCCAGACCGTCTATGGCGCGCTCAAGGACGTGCCCGCCCCGGTCGACATGGTCGACATCTTCCGCGCCTCCGACGCCGCGCCCGAGATCGTGCGCGAGGCGCTGGCCGAGAAGGACCGCCTCGGCATCAAGACGATCTGGATGCAGCTCGGCGTGATCAACGAAGAGGCGGCGGCGCTGGCGCGGGAGGCCGGCCTCACCGTCATCATGGACCGTTGCCCGAAGATCGAGCATGGCCGCTTCTCCGGCGAGATCGGCTGGATGGGCGTCAACCGCAAGGTGATCGACAACCGCAAGCCCCTGCTCTTCGGCAAGGGCGGATCGCTCAAGCGCGTCTGA
- a CDS encoding glutathione S-transferase has translation MLKIWGRRNSINVQKVLWAVGELGLAHEHIPAGGSFGLLDTDEFGALNPNRRVPVIDDGGMVVWESHAILRYLAAKYGAGSLWPDDPGIRARADQWTDWTLADLQPAFMNGVFWGFYRTPEDQRNWPAIRKAIARCAILFRLLDRHLETGAFVAGDTFTFGDIPAATQLYRYFELEIDRPALPRVEAWYESLKARPAYREHVMIAFDDLKGRLAF, from the coding sequence ATGCTGAAGATTTGGGGTCGCCGAAACTCGATCAACGTTCAAAAGGTGCTATGGGCGGTCGGCGAGCTCGGCCTGGCGCATGAGCACATCCCGGCCGGCGGATCCTTCGGTCTGCTGGATACCGATGAATTCGGCGCGCTCAATCCCAACCGCCGCGTGCCGGTGATCGACGATGGTGGGATGGTGGTGTGGGAAAGTCATGCCATCCTGCGCTATCTCGCGGCGAAATACGGGGCGGGCTCGCTCTGGCCCGACGACCCAGGCATCCGCGCGCGGGCCGACCAATGGACCGACTGGACGCTCGCGGATCTCCAGCCAGCCTTCATGAACGGCGTGTTCTGGGGCTTCTACCGGACGCCGGAAGACCAGCGGAACTGGCCCGCGATCCGCAAGGCCATCGCGCGCTGTGCTATCCTGTTTCGTCTGCTGGACCGCCATCTGGAGACCGGCGCCTTCGTCGCCGGCGACACCTTCACCTTCGGCGACATCCCCGCCGCGACCCAGCTCTACCGCTATTTCGAGCTGGAGATCGACCGCCCCGCCCTGCCCCGTGTCGAGGCATGGTATGAAAGTCTCAAGGCTCGCCCGGCCTATCGCGAACATGTCATGATCGCGTTCGACGATCTGAAAGGCCGCCTCGCTTTCTGA